In Kineococcus rhizosphaerae, the following proteins share a genomic window:
- a CDS encoding phosphoribosyl-ATP diphosphatase has protein sequence MKTFDALFAELSDKALTRPAGSGTVLELDAGVHAIGKKVVEEAAEVWMAAEHESGERTAEEISQLLYHLQVLMIARGLTLDDVYSHL, from the coding sequence GTGAAGACCTTCGACGCCCTGTTCGCCGAACTGAGCGACAAGGCGCTGACCCGGCCCGCGGGCTCGGGGACGGTGCTGGAACTGGACGCCGGCGTCCATGCCATCGGCAAGAAGGTCGTCGAGGAGGCGGCCGAGGTGTGGATGGCCGCGGAGCACGAGTCGGGGGAGCGGACCGCCGAGGAGATCTCGCAGCTGCTGTACCACCTGCAGGTGCTGATGATCGCCCGCGGTCTGACGCTCGACGACGTGTACTCCCACCTCTAG
- the hisG gene encoding ATP phosphoribosyltransferase, giving the protein MPTEPLRIAVPNKGSLSEAASAMLREAGYNQRREAKELLLDDPDNNAQFVFLRPRDIALYVGSGTLDAGITGRDLLLDSRAPADEVLPLGFARSTFRFAGRPGVASGVGDLEGRRIATSYSGLLAKHLADHGVTADIVHLDGAVETAVALGIADVIADVVETGTTLRAAGLEIFGEPIMRSEATLVRRAGAEADPAVEVLVRRLQGVLVARQYVIVDYDCPKALVERAFAITPGLESPTVSPLANDEWVAVRAMVKSSETNRVMDELYDLGARGILVTSIHACRL; this is encoded by the coding sequence GTGCCCACCGAACCGCTCCGCATCGCCGTCCCCAACAAGGGCTCGCTGTCCGAGGCCGCCTCCGCCATGCTGCGCGAGGCCGGCTACAACCAGCGTCGCGAGGCCAAGGAACTCCTCCTCGACGACCCGGACAACAACGCCCAGTTCGTCTTCCTGCGCCCGCGCGACATCGCGCTGTACGTCGGCTCCGGCACCCTCGACGCCGGCATCACGGGCCGGGACCTGCTGCTGGACTCCCGCGCCCCGGCCGACGAGGTCCTGCCGCTCGGCTTCGCCCGCAGCACCTTCCGCTTCGCCGGTCGCCCGGGGGTCGCCTCCGGGGTGGGCGACCTCGAGGGCCGCCGGATCGCGACGAGCTACTCCGGGCTGCTGGCCAAGCACCTCGCCGACCACGGCGTCACCGCCGACATCGTCCACCTCGACGGGGCCGTGGAGACCGCGGTCGCTCTCGGCATCGCGGACGTGATCGCCGACGTCGTCGAAACCGGCACCACGCTGCGCGCCGCCGGGCTGGAGATCTTCGGCGAACCGATCATGCGCTCGGAGGCCACCCTCGTGCGCCGCGCGGGGGCCGAGGCCGACCCGGCCGTCGAGGTCCTCGTGCGCCGGCTGCAGGGCGTCCTCGTCGCCCGCCAGTACGTGATCGTCGACTACGACTGCCCCAAGGCCCTCGTCGAGCGGGCCTTCGCGATCACCCCGGGCCTGGAGTCGCCGACGGTCTCCCCGCTGGCCAACGACGAGTGGGTCGCCGTGCGGGCCATGGTCAAGAGCTCGGAGACCAACCGCGTCATGGACGAGCTGTACGACCTCGGCGCCCGCGGCATCCTCGTCACGAGCATCCACGCCTGCCGGCTGTGA
- a CDS encoding PH domain-containing protein — MTAVVTQGERADFRPRRARVVGFGFAIGLVVVMVGMSIGLSFAPDSGWQRQDSVFAVVFAVLCAAVLVRLVSVNARVTDEALVVRNVVFTREVEWGAIVAVRFGGADPWLTLDTDDGENLAVMAVQRADGEHARAEALRLARLVEERAGR; from the coding sequence GTGACCGCGGTGGTGACCCAGGGGGAACGCGCCGACTTCCGGCCCCGGCGGGCCCGGGTCGTCGGCTTCGGCTTCGCGATCGGGCTCGTCGTGGTCATGGTCGGCATGTCGATCGGGCTCTCCTTCGCCCCCGACTCCGGCTGGCAGCGCCAGGACAGCGTCTTCGCGGTGGTCTTCGCCGTCCTGTGCGCCGCGGTGCTCGTCCGGCTCGTCTCGGTGAACGCGCGGGTGACGGACGAGGCGCTCGTCGTGCGCAACGTGGTCTTCACGCGCGAGGTCGAGTGGGGCGCGATCGTCGCGGTCCGCTTCGGCGGGGCCGACCCGTGGCTGACCCTGGACACCGACGACGGCGAGAACCTCGCCGTCATGGCCGTCCAGCGCGCCGACGGCGAGCACGCCCGGGCCGAGGCGCTGCGCCTGGCGCGCCTGGTCGAGGAGCGCGCGGGCCGCTAG
- a CDS encoding GNAT family N-acetyltransferase: MAPELRVTQVDPQDREALRAWSVPSRAAFLQSAPTEEDLQERRRAVTGHRLSAVHDTVAGEDRVVATLRTFDSELTVPGSGPVSVDAVSTATVLPTHRRRGLLTRMLTADLERARHDGHAFAALIAAEAPIYGRFGFGAATRATSLVLDDARVRFRPDAPAASGSLEFVPDGRTAELAAVHDRTRRHRPGGLLRDEAWWQAAARRGPGRWLGHSGHVVLHRDERGVADGYVAYDVTDESVGRVPDGTAHVRDLAAATPAAYRALWEFVTSIDLVRTTRAGNRPVDELLPHLLVDPRAVQTGPVDDLLWLRALDVPGALAARRYLGCGTLVLKVVDPLGLAEATVRLHVAAQRCGADGWVCAEVTTTDAEPDVVLPVGELSSLLLGGTSAVALHAAGRIDCSAAAAYTLTTLMATPEQPWCPTWF, from the coding sequence GTGGCCCCCGAACTCCGCGTGACGCAGGTCGATCCGCAGGACCGGGAGGCCCTGCGCGCCTGGTCGGTCCCCAGCCGCGCGGCGTTCCTGCAGTCGGCCCCCACCGAGGAGGACCTGCAGGAGCGGCGCCGAGCCGTCACCGGGCACCGCCTGAGCGCCGTCCACGACACCGTGGCCGGCGAGGACCGGGTCGTGGCGACGCTGCGCACCTTCGACTCCGAGCTGACGGTGCCGGGCTCGGGGCCCGTGAGCGTCGACGCCGTCTCGACCGCGACGGTCCTGCCCACCCACCGCCGCCGCGGGCTGCTGACGCGGATGCTCACCGCCGACCTCGAGCGGGCCCGGCACGACGGGCACGCCTTCGCCGCGCTCATCGCGGCCGAGGCCCCCATCTACGGCCGGTTCGGGTTCGGCGCGGCCACCCGCGCCACGAGCCTGGTCCTCGACGACGCCCGCGTCCGGTTCCGGCCCGACGCGCCCGCGGCCTCCGGCTCGCTGGAGTTCGTGCCCGACGGGCGGACCGCGGAGCTGGCCGCCGTGCACGACCGCACGCGCCGGCACCGCCCCGGCGGGCTGCTGCGCGACGAGGCGTGGTGGCAGGCCGCGGCCCGGCGCGGTCCGGGCCGCTGGCTGGGCCACTCCGGGCACGTCGTGCTGCACCGCGACGAGCGCGGCGTCGCCGACGGGTACGTCGCCTACGACGTCACCGACGAGTCCGTGGGCCGCGTGCCCGACGGCACCGCGCACGTGCGCGACCTCGCCGCGGCCACCCCGGCGGCCTACCGGGCGCTGTGGGAGTTCGTCACCTCCATCGACCTCGTGCGCACGACACGGGCGGGCAACCGGCCCGTGGACGAGCTGCTCCCCCACCTGCTCGTCGACCCCCGCGCCGTGCAGACCGGGCCCGTGGACGACCTGCTGTGGCTGCGGGCGCTGGACGTTCCCGGGGCGCTCGCCGCCCGGCGGTACCTGGGGTGCGGGACGCTCGTGCTGAAGGTCGTCGACCCGCTCGGGCTGGCCGAGGCGACCGTGCGGCTGCACGTCGCCGCCCAGCGCTGCGGCGCGGACGGCTGGGTGTGCGCCGAGGTCACCACGACCGACGCCGAGCCCGACGTCGTGCTGCCCGTGGGCGAGCTGTCCTCGCTGCTGCTCGGCGGGACGTCGGCGGTGGCGCTGCACGCGGCCGGCCGGATCGACTGCTCGGCGGCTGCGGCCTACACCCTCACCACGCTCATGGCCACGCCCGAGCAGCCGTGGTGCCCGACGTGGTTCTGA
- the hisF gene encoding imidazole glycerol phosphate synthase subunit HisF codes for MPVSPATVAVRVIPCLDVDAGRVVKGVNFADLRDAGDPVELARRYDAEGADELTFLDVTASSGSRETTYDVVRRTAEQVFIPLTVGGGVRAVADVEKLLRAGADKVGVNTAAIARPELIAEIADRFGAQVLVLSVDARRTLPGEPTTASGYEVTTHGGRRGTGLDAVEWAVRAAELGAGEILLNSMDADGTRQGFDLEMLREVRARVGVPLVASGGAGAVEHFPPAVAAGADAVLAASVFHFGQLTIGQVKDALRATGSPVR; via the coding sequence GTGCCCGTTTCTCCCGCGACCGTCGCGGTCCGTGTCATCCCGTGCCTGGACGTCGACGCCGGCCGCGTCGTCAAGGGCGTCAACTTCGCCGACCTGCGCGACGCGGGCGACCCCGTGGAGCTCGCGCGACGCTACGACGCCGAGGGCGCCGACGAGCTGACGTTCCTGGACGTCACCGCCTCCTCCGGCTCGCGCGAGACGACGTACGACGTCGTGCGCCGCACGGCGGAGCAGGTCTTCATCCCCCTGACCGTCGGGGGCGGGGTCCGGGCGGTGGCCGACGTGGAGAAGCTGCTGCGGGCGGGGGCCGACAAGGTCGGGGTGAACACCGCCGCCATCGCCCGGCCCGAGCTGATCGCCGAGATCGCCGACCGCTTCGGGGCGCAGGTCCTCGTGCTGTCCGTCGACGCCCGGCGCACCCTGCCCGGCGAGCCCACGACGGCCTCGGGGTACGAGGTGACCACCCACGGCGGCCGGCGCGGCACGGGCCTGGACGCCGTGGAGTGGGCCGTCCGGGCCGCCGAGCTGGGGGCCGGGGAGATCCTGCTGAACTCGATGGACGCCGACGGCACCCGGCAGGGGTTCGACCTGGAGATGCTGCGCGAGGTCCGGGCCCGGGTCGGGGTCCCCCTGGTGGCCAGCGGCGGTGCCGGGGCCGTGGAGCACTTCCCCCCGGCCGTGGCCGCGGGGGCCGACGCCGTGCTGGCCGCGAGCGTCTTCCACTTCGGCCAGCTGACGATCGGGCAGGTCAAGGACGCCCTGCGCGCGACCGGGTCGCCGGTGCGCTAG
- a CDS encoding TIGR03085 family metal-binding protein — MPTRPTASNRHPSDARRERDGLCDSASRVGPDAPTLCAGWDVRDLMVHLAVRDNRPDVVLGEAVPPLRGHRERVLSELGAAPFEDLVERVRNGPHGPLKLPALDSLTNSAEFFVHHEDILRAQDDWAPRELPRAQRAALWRTVKVLGRVAYRRAGVGVVLVTPQGPRAVVKQGADSVALTGDPAELLLHAFGRRSRANVRVDGAPAAVQRFREAFPV; from the coding sequence ATGCCCACCCGCCCCACCGCCTCGAACCGGCACCCCAGCGACGCGCGCCGCGAACGGGACGGCCTGTGCGACAGCGCTTCGCGGGTCGGCCCCGACGCCCCCACGTTGTGCGCCGGCTGGGACGTGCGCGACCTGATGGTGCACCTGGCGGTGCGCGACAACCGCCCCGACGTCGTGCTCGGCGAGGCCGTCCCGCCGTTGCGGGGCCACCGCGAGCGCGTCCTGTCCGAGCTGGGCGCCGCGCCGTTCGAGGACCTCGTCGAGCGCGTCCGCAACGGCCCGCACGGGCCGCTGAAGCTGCCGGCGCTGGACTCCCTGACCAACAGCGCCGAGTTCTTCGTCCACCACGAGGACATCCTGCGCGCGCAGGACGACTGGGCCCCCCGGGAACTGCCCCGCGCCCAGCGGGCCGCGCTGTGGCGCACCGTCAAGGTCCTGGGCCGGGTCGCCTACCGGCGCGCCGGGGTCGGCGTCGTCCTCGTGACGCCGCAGGGTCCGCGCGCCGTGGTCAAGCAGGGGGCGGACTCGGTGGCCCTCACCGGCGACCCGGCCGAGCTGCTGCTGCACGCCTTCGGCCGCCGCAGCCGCGCGAACGTCCGCGTCGACGGCGCACCCGCTGCGGTGCAGCGATTCCGCGAGGCGTTCCCGGTCTAG
- the hisI gene encoding phosphoribosyl-AMP cyclohydrolase, whose translation MTGVSPLSLDPSVAARLKRNEAGLVCAVVQQHDTREVLMVAWMDDEALAETLTTGRATYFSRSRQQLWRKGDTSGHVQWVKEVSLDCDGDALLLQVEQVGAACHTGDRTCFDATSLPLARTAARPA comes from the coding sequence ATGACGGGCGTGTCGCCGCTGAGTCTCGATCCGTCCGTCGCCGCCCGCCTCAAGCGCAACGAGGCCGGCCTGGTCTGCGCCGTGGTGCAGCAGCACGACACCCGCGAGGTGCTCATGGTGGCGTGGATGGACGACGAGGCCCTGGCCGAGACGCTCACCACCGGCCGCGCCACGTACTTCTCCCGCAGCCGCCAGCAGCTGTGGCGCAAGGGCGACACCTCCGGGCACGTGCAGTGGGTCAAGGAGGTCTCCCTGGACTGCGACGGCGACGCCCTGCTCCTGCAGGTCGAGCAGGTGGGGGCCGCCTGCCACACCGGGGACCGCACCTGCTTCGACGCGACGAGCCTGCCCCTGGCCCGCACCGCCGCCCGGCCCGCGTGA
- a CDS encoding Trp biosynthesis-associated membrane protein yields MSAPASPAPSRPRSRRGPLLLLAALGAVLALGAGAPTWVSGVARTASGTSAVVVDGRDAAPVATALALVALAAVVASTLGRRFARLLAALVLVLAGAGVVSASVGTLTHPATALAAPARAVSGTTQARLEGGAALRPWPVVSAAGGALVAVAGLGAFAASRRAGAPAGPTRHERDATRVVATPAEDPAAAWDSLTHGDDPTR; encoded by the coding sequence GTGAGCGCCCCCGCCTCCCCGGCGCCCTCCCGGCCCCGCAGCCGCCGCGGGCCGCTGCTCCTGCTCGCCGCCCTCGGGGCGGTCCTCGCGCTGGGCGCGGGGGCGCCGACCTGGGTCAGCGGGGTGGCGCGGACCGCGTCGGGGACCAGCGCCGTCGTGGTGGACGGCCGCGACGCGGCGCCGGTCGCCACGGCCCTGGCCCTGGTCGCCCTCGCGGCGGTGGTGGCCTCGACGCTGGGCCGCCGGTTCGCGCGCCTGCTGGCCGCGCTCGTCCTCGTCCTGGCCGGCGCCGGGGTCGTCTCGGCGTCGGTGGGCACGCTGACGCACCCGGCCACCGCCCTGGCCGCCCCGGCCCGCGCGGTCAGCGGCACGACGCAGGCCCGCCTCGAGGGCGGGGCCGCCCTGCGCCCGTGGCCCGTCGTCTCGGCCGCCGGTGGTGCCCTCGTCGCCGTGGCCGGCCTCGGCGCGTTCGCCGCCTCCCGGCGCGCCGGCGCCCCCGCCGGGCCGACCCGGCACGAGCGCGACGCGACGCGGGTGGTGGCGACGCCGGCCGAGGACCCCGCCGCGGCCTGGGACTCCCTGACGCACGGCGACGACCCCACTCGCTGA
- a CDS encoding HGxxPAAW family protein, whose protein sequence is MSTHQNPTAHGDVDIADEHGHGHSVAAWAGVAVCLVGFLILSLAIVFPSWTWGIIGGVVILASLVVSAVLAKAGYGVKGADGKPVGAARPRR, encoded by the coding sequence GTGAGCACCCACCAGAACCCCACCGCCCACGGGGACGTCGACATCGCCGACGAGCACGGTCACGGCCACAGCGTCGCCGCCTGGGCCGGGGTCGCGGTCTGCCTCGTCGGCTTCCTCATCCTGTCCCTGGCGATCGTCTTCCCCAGCTGGACCTGGGGGATCATCGGCGGCGTCGTCATCCTGGCCTCCCTCGTGGTCTCGGCGGTCCTGGCCAAGGCCGGCTACGGGGTCAAGGGCGCGGACGGCAAGCCCGTCGGCGCCGCCCGCCCGCGCCGCTGA
- the trpC gene encoding indole-3-glycerol phosphate synthase TrpC: protein MTVLDDILAGVREDLAARKALTSLDELKERARRQVPAKDAHAVLKPRDAEQRGVKVIAEVKRKSPSKGALATIPDPAALAGQYELGGASVISVLTEQRRFGGSLDDLRDVRLAVDVPVLRKDFVVESYQLWEARAWGADVVLLIVAALEQEALVSLIERTHSLGMTALVEVHTAEEVARALDADARVIGVNNRNLKTLEVDNGTFADLAPLIPDTKVKVAESGVSGPRDVVEFARAGADAVLVGETLVRGDDPRRAVADLVAAGAHPAVQAVRP, encoded by the coding sequence GTGACAGTCCTCGACGACATCCTGGCCGGCGTCCGCGAGGACCTGGCGGCCCGCAAGGCCCTGACCTCGCTCGACGAGCTGAAGGAACGCGCCCGCCGGCAGGTCCCGGCCAAGGACGCGCACGCCGTCCTCAAGCCGCGCGACGCCGAGCAGCGCGGGGTCAAGGTCATCGCCGAGGTCAAGCGCAAGAGCCCGTCCAAGGGCGCGCTGGCCACCATCCCGGACCCGGCCGCCCTCGCCGGTCAGTACGAGCTCGGTGGCGCCAGCGTCATCAGCGTCCTGACCGAGCAGCGCCGCTTCGGCGGCAGCCTCGACGACCTGCGCGACGTCCGCCTGGCGGTGGACGTGCCCGTGCTGCGCAAGGACTTCGTCGTGGAGTCGTACCAGTTGTGGGAGGCCCGCGCCTGGGGAGCCGACGTCGTGCTCCTCATCGTGGCCGCCCTCGAGCAGGAGGCCCTCGTGTCGCTCATCGAACGCACCCACTCCCTGGGCATGACGGCGCTGGTGGAGGTGCACACGGCCGAGGAGGTCGCCCGCGCCCTCGACGCCGACGCCCGGGTCATCGGGGTCAACAACCGGAACCTGAAGACCCTCGAGGTCGACAACGGCACCTTCGCCGACCTCGCCCCGCTCATCCCGGACACGAAGGTCAAGGTCGCCGAGTCCGGCGTGTCCGGCCCGCGCGACGTCGTCGAGTTCGCGCGCGCGGGCGCCGACGCGGTCCTGGTCGGCGAGACGCTGGTCCGCGGCGACGACCCGCGCCGCGCGGTGGCCGACCTCGTGGCCGCCGGTGCGCACCCGGCCGTTCAGGCGGTGCGCCCGTGA
- the trpB gene encoding tryptophan synthase subunit beta produces MTTSGRSFSAERGPYFGAFGGRFVPEALVAALEEIEAAHTTAMSDPAYLAELAELHRSYTGRPSILTEVPRFAAHAGGARIVLKREDLNHTGSHKINNVLGQALLTKRMGKTRMIAETGAGQHGVATATAAALMGLECTIYMGEEDTRRQALNVARMRLLGATVVPVTAGSRTLKDAVNEAFRDWVASVDTTHYAFGTVAGPHPFPVLVRDLQRIVGIEAREQVQALTGRLPDAVAACVGGGSNAIGIFHAFLDDPSVALHGYEAGGDGLETGRHAAPISAGAAGVFQGARQFVMQDEDGQTVESHSISAGLDYPGVGPEHSWLAASGRATYSPITDTQAMDAFRLLCRTEGIIPAIESSHALAGALDLGKALGPESVILVSLSGRGDKDVDTAARWFGLVSDADLVASEAERVSDTPENTEGSGW; encoded by the coding sequence CTGACCACCTCCGGACGCTCCTTCTCCGCCGAGCGCGGGCCCTACTTCGGCGCGTTCGGCGGCCGCTTCGTCCCCGAGGCGCTCGTCGCCGCCCTGGAGGAGATCGAGGCGGCGCACACCACCGCGATGTCGGACCCGGCCTACCTGGCCGAGCTGGCCGAGCTGCACCGCAGCTACACGGGGCGCCCGAGCATCCTCACCGAGGTGCCGCGCTTCGCCGCGCACGCCGGAGGGGCACGCATCGTCCTCAAGCGCGAGGACCTCAACCACACCGGCTCGCACAAGATCAACAACGTGCTGGGCCAGGCGCTGCTGACCAAGCGGATGGGCAAGACCCGGATGATCGCCGAGACCGGGGCCGGCCAGCACGGCGTCGCGACGGCGACCGCCGCGGCGCTCATGGGCCTGGAGTGCACGATCTACATGGGCGAGGAGGACACCCGCCGGCAGGCGCTGAACGTCGCCCGCATGCGCCTGCTCGGCGCGACGGTCGTGCCCGTCACCGCCGGCTCGCGCACCCTCAAGGACGCCGTCAACGAGGCCTTCCGCGACTGGGTGGCCTCGGTGGACACCACCCACTACGCGTTCGGGACGGTCGCCGGGCCGCACCCGTTCCCCGTCCTGGTCCGCGACCTGCAGCGCATCGTCGGGATCGAGGCGCGCGAACAGGTCCAGGCCCTCACCGGCCGGCTCCCGGACGCCGTCGCGGCCTGCGTCGGCGGCGGGTCGAACGCCATCGGCATCTTCCACGCCTTCCTCGACGACCCCTCGGTCGCGCTGCACGGCTACGAGGCCGGCGGCGACGGGCTCGAGACCGGCCGGCACGCCGCCCCGATCTCGGCCGGGGCCGCAGGGGTGTTCCAGGGCGCGCGGCAGTTCGTCATGCAGGACGAGGACGGCCAGACGGTCGAGTCGCACTCGATCTCGGCCGGCCTGGACTACCCGGGCGTGGGTCCGGAGCACTCCTGGCTGGCGGCCAGCGGCCGCGCGACGTACTCGCCGATCACCGACACCCAGGCCATGGACGCCTTCCGGCTGCTGTGCCGCACCGAGGGGATCATCCCCGCGATCGAGAGCTCGCACGCCCTGGCGGGCGCCCTGGACCTCGGCAAGGCCCTCGGCCCCGAGTCCGTGATCCTCGTCAGCCTGTCCGGGCGCGGGGACAAGGACGTCGACACCGCCGCCCGCTGGTTCGGGCTGGTCAGCGACGCCGACCTCGTCGCCTCCGAGGCCGAACGGGTCTCGGACACCCCCGAGAACACCGAAGGGTCCGGCTGGTGA
- the trpA gene encoding tryptophan synthase subunit alpha: MVSTSQTDVQVDGQTPVRAGGAAAAVDRAKAEGRAALVAYLPVGFPDVEGSVEAAKAAVAGGADVVELGFPYSDPTMDGPTIQRAAEVCLANRTRPADVLRAVEAVAATGAAVLVMTYWPPVDRYGVDRWAADLASAGGAGLITPDLIPDEAGAWIAASDAHDLERVFLVAPSSTDARLATTSAACRGFVYAASLMGVTGTRASVGAGAADLVRRTRAAGAERVCVGLGVSTPAQATEVAGYADGVIVGSAFVQRLLDADSIGAGAKAVGELAEALAVGVRTRP, encoded by the coding sequence CTGGTGAGCACCTCGCAGACCGACGTCCAGGTCGACGGGCAGACTCCCGTCCGAGCCGGCGGGGCCGCCGCGGCGGTCGACCGGGCCAAGGCCGAGGGCCGCGCCGCCCTCGTGGCGTACCTGCCCGTCGGGTTCCCCGACGTGGAGGGGTCCGTCGAGGCCGCCAAGGCCGCCGTCGCCGGGGGCGCCGACGTCGTCGAGCTGGGGTTCCCCTACTCGGACCCGACGATGGACGGTCCGACCATCCAGCGGGCCGCCGAGGTGTGCCTGGCCAACCGCACGCGCCCCGCGGACGTGCTGCGCGCCGTGGAGGCCGTCGCCGCCACGGGCGCCGCGGTGCTCGTCATGACGTACTGGCCGCCCGTGGACCGCTACGGCGTGGACCGCTGGGCCGCCGACCTGGCGAGCGCCGGGGGAGCCGGGCTCATCACGCCCGACCTCATCCCCGACGAGGCCGGGGCGTGGATCGCCGCCAGCGACGCCCACGACCTCGAACGGGTCTTCCTCGTGGCCCCCAGCTCGACCGACGCCCGGTTGGCGACGACGTCGGCCGCGTGCCGCGGGTTCGTCTACGCCGCCTCGTTGATGGGAGTCACAGGAACGCGTGCGAGCGTGGGCGCCGGTGCGGCCGACCTCGTCCGCCGCACCCGGGCCGCCGGCGCCGAGCGGGTCTGCGTGGGTCTGGGGGTCTCCACCCCGGCCCAGGCGACCGAGGTCGCCGGGTACGCCGACGGCGTGATCGTCGGTTCCGCGTTCGTCCAGCGCCTGCTGGACGCCGACTCGATCGGCGCGGGGGCCAAGGCCGTCGGTGAGCTCGCCGAGGCCCTGGCCGTGGGCGTCCGCACCCGTCCCTGA